From a region of the Thermosipho melanesiensis BI429 genome:
- a CDS encoding thioredoxin family protein, with protein sequence MKKIEILGSGCPKCKQTEKIMKIAVKDLEIDAKIEKVTDIDEIISRGVVATPAVAIDGKVVISGKIPTLEEAKELLNN encoded by the coding sequence GATTGAAATTTTAGGGAGTGGATGTCCAAAATGCAAACAGACAGAAAAGATTATGAAAATTGCTGTAAAAGATTTGGAAATTGACGCAAAAATAGAAAAAGTAACGGATATTGATGAAATAATCTCACGAGGAGTAGTTGCAACACCTGCAGTAGCAATTGATGGAAAAGTGGTAATTTCCGGAAAAATACCTACACTAGAAGAAGCTAAAGAATTATTAAATAATTAA